In the genome of Leptospiraceae bacterium, the window TTTCTGATCGAAAACACTGGTGAATTTCGTGGTTATTATCATGTATTGATGGGGGCGTTATCTCCCATTGATGGAGTTGGTATAGAAGATTTACGTTTCAAAGAACTGGAAGCTCGCTTGCAATTAGGAGTCATTAAAGAATGTTTTATTGCAACAAACCCTACTCTTGAAGGGGATGCTACAGCCGACTACATTGTAAGAAGTTTTAAAAAATATCCCGTGAAGTTTACTCGGTTATCGCATGGAGTTCTCACGGGATCCTCTTTAGAGTTTTCTGACAAATACACATTGAGCTTGAGTATTCGGAACCGCCGCCCTTTAATTGGAGCGTGATCAAAAATATTCAAAAAAAATCTTCGCTAAAGTAAGAAAGATTGTGATTCCTACAACGTCTTGGAATGCTGTCTCAAAAGGTCCTGCTGTGATTGCCGGGTCAATACCAAATCTTTTAGAGATCATCGGTGTAACAGTTCCTACAAAACCAGAAAGATTCACTGCAATAAACATAGAAATTCCCACAACAACACCAAATTTCACCGTTTGATGCCATATCCCTCCAATGAACCCAATTACAATTCCCAGTAAAGAACCTAGGATCAAGGTTACCGTTAATTGGCGGATGATGGGTTTCCACCATTCTTCTAATTTGGCATGACCTGTTGCTAAAGCTCGTATGATCACTGCTGCTGATTGTAAACCAGTATTTCCCGATATTGCCGATATGATGGGCATAAACGAAGCAAGCAAAATGATTTTTTGCAAAACATCATCATAATGATGGATAACAATTCCTCCAATGAACTCTACCGCTAAAGTCATCAGAACCCATGGAGCTCGCATAAGGGCAATTTTCACAGGAGAACGATTATACATTTCTTCTGCATCAGTTCCCACCATTTTTGCAATATCTTCATTGTGTTCTTCTTCCATTACTTCGACAATATCATCCACTGTAATTCTACCGATGAGTTTTCCTTGGACATCCACAACAGGCAAAGAGTAAACATCGTATTTTTTAAAAATTTGAGCTATTTCCTCTTGATCCATATCAGGTGTGATGATAAACTCAGGCTTTCTCATGATCTTTTTGATACGTTTATTCTCACTATGAACCAAAAGTTCATAAATAGACACAACCCCAATGAGGCGACCTTCATCATCTACGACAAAAGTATTGTGTATATCATAACCTTCTCGTATCATTTTTTTTAATTTTGAAAGAGCTCTCTTCACGGTATCATTTTCTTTAACTGAAAGAAGATCCGCTGACATAATACCGCCAGCCGTATCTTCTTCATAACCCAAGAGTTTTGTCAGGATGTTTCTCCTTTCTTCAGTAATACTCTGGAGTAATACCTTTTGTATATCTTTGGGTAATTCTAACAATAAGTCAACTGCGTCATCTGTTTCGAGCTCTTCTAAAATGTATATGAGTTCTTCTTGCTTCAAATAAGGTATGAGCTTTTTTTTAACATCAATTGATGTTTTTAAGAATACTTCGGGTCTCTTTTGTTCAGGAACTAAACTATATATATAATTTTGCTTATGGACATCTTCGATATAAGTTAAAATCAATGCAATATCTGCTGCTTCTAAATCAAAAAGAATGTTTTTTAAGATTTCTTGATTATCGTTTTCAATAAGATAATAAATTTCATCCAAAAGTTCTTGATCAATATTTATATAAACAGTATCTCTTTCCATAAAA includes:
- the recR gene encoding recombination mediator RecR; the protein is MYFKELDSFIRSFTKLPGIGEKSARRIAFFLLKSDKQLAHELSQNIKQLVERIHFCKTCGGFTTSEICDICSDPTRNAELLCVVEEPSDIFLIENTGEFRGYYHVLMGALSPIDGVGIEDLRFKELEARLQLGVIKECFIATNPTLEGDATADYIVRSFKKYPVKFTRLSHGVLTGSSLEFSDKYTLSLSIRNRRPLIGA
- the mgtE gene encoding magnesium transporter, giving the protein MERDTVYINIDQELLDEIYYLIENDNQEILKNILFDLEAADIALILTYIEDVHKQNYIYSLVPEQKRPEVFLKTSIDVKKKLIPYLKQEELIYILEELETDDAVDLLLELPKDIQKVLLQSITEERRNILTKLLGYEEDTAGGIMSADLLSVKENDTVKRALSKLKKMIREGYDIHNTFVVDDEGRLIGVVSIYELLVHSENKRIKKIMRKPEFIITPDMDQEEIAQIFKKYDVYSLPVVDVQGKLIGRITVDDIVEVMEEEHNEDIAKMVGTDAEEMYNRSPVKIALMRAPWVLMTLAVEFIGGIVIHHYDDVLQKIILLASFMPIISAISGNTGLQSAAVIIRALATGHAKLEEWWKPIIRQLTVTLILGSLLGIVIGFIGGIWHQTVKFGVVVGISMFIAVNLSGFVGTVTPMISKRFGIDPAITAGPFETAFQDVVGITIFLTLAKIFFEYF